In Alosa sapidissima isolate fAloSap1 chromosome 4, fAloSap1.pri, whole genome shotgun sequence, the following are encoded in one genomic region:
- the edem1 gene encoding ER degradation-enhancing alpha-mannosidase-like protein 1 isoform X2, which translates to MQWRSIVLGLLFLRLALSCVLWLAFGLGPSWGFNFPIKFNFNLHKIELLRDGDRTSSMTNTWSQKTYDTLDNLGKTCSKVGENSPKKSYLSFFEDGRDEYDRKYSSFPDTLKAEMKGLAKDMFYFGYDNYMKYAFPADELNPIDCQGRGPDVFNPSNININDVLGNYSLTLIDTLDTLLILGNVSEFHKAVKLVIDTVSFDKDSTVQVFEANIRILGSLISAHILLTDPHHPFGDVSLEDYDNELLHMAHDLAVRLLPAFENTGTGIPYPRVNLKKGVPPDSVNETCTAGAGSLLVEFGILSRLIGDSTFEWVARRAVRALWSLRSNETGLLGNVVNIQTGQWVSKQSGLGAGMDSFYEYLLKSYILFGEKEDYRMFSAAYESIQSHLRRGREACNEGEGDPPLYVNVNMFNGQIMNTWIDSLQAFFPGLQVLNGDVENAICLHAFYYAIWKRFGALPERYNWQLQAPDVLFYPLRPELVESTYLLYQATKNPFYLHVGMDILQSLEKNTKVKCGYATLHHVVDKSKEDRMESFFLSETCKYLYLLFDEDNPLHDSESRYIFTTEGHVVPIEPRFRERTWSHLQSSDEPCDEEPDHHHPANTSNPLGNRQALSPLHHPPPAPCRKH; encoded by the exons ATGCAATGGAGGTCAATAGTGCTGGGTTTGCTTTTCTTAAGACTGGCTCTCAGTTGTGTTTTATGGCTCGCGTTTGGGTTGGGACCTAGCTGGGGGTTTAACTTCCCCATCAAATTCAATTTTAATTTGCACAAAATCGAACTTCTGAGGGATGGCGACAGAACATCCTCAATGACCAATACATGGTCACAGAAGACGTATGACACGCTGGATAATCTAGGGAAGACCTGCTCGAAGGTTGGAGAAAATTCTCCCAAAAAATCTTATCTTAGTTTCTTTGAAGATGGCAGAGACGAATATGATAGGAAGTATAGCTCCTTCCCGGACACTCTCAAGGCCGAAATGAAAGGTTTAGCAAAAGACATGTTCTACTTTGGATATGACAATTACATGAAATATGCATTTCCAGCAGATGAACTTAATCCGATTGACTGTCAAGGAAGGGGACCTGATGTTTTCAACCC gtccaacatcaacatcaacgaTGTTCTGGGAAACTACTCTTTGACCCTTATTGATACATTGGATACATTGCTG ATTCTTGGAAATGTGTCCGAGTTCCACAAAGCTGTCAAACTGGTGATTGACACTGTGTCCTTCGACAAAGACTCAACTGTGCAAGTGTTTGAGGCCAACATAAG GATTCTGGGCAGTCTGATCTCAGCTCACATCCTCCTGACAGACCCACACCACCCCTTTGGAGATGTGAGCCTGGAGGACTACGACAACGAGCTCCTGCATATGGCCCATGATCTGGCTGTGCGACTGCTTCCAGCCTTtgagaacactggcacaggcaTCCCCTATCCCCGG GTGAACCTGAAGAAGGGCGTTCCCCCCGACAGCGTGAACGAGACGTGCACTGCAGGAGCGGGGTCTTTGCTGGTAGAGTTTGGCATCCTCAGTCGCCTGATCGGAGACTCCACCTTTGAGTGGGTGGCCAGGCGGGCAGTGCGTGCGCTCTGGAGCCTGAGGAGCAATGAAACAGGCCTGCTGG GTAATGTGGTGAATATCCAGACAGGCCAGTGGGTCAGCAAGCAGAGTGGCTTGGGGGCTGGGATGGACTCCTTCTATGAGTACCTGCTCAAGTCCTACATCCTGTTTGGGGAGAAGGAGGACTACCGCATGTTCAGCGCAGCCTACGAGAGTATTCAGAGCCACCTCAGGAGGGG GAGGGAAGCGTGCAATGAGGGGGAGGGGGACCCGCCTCTATACGTCAATGTGAACATGTTCAACGGCCAGATCATGAACACCTGGATCGACTCCCTGCAGGCCTTCTTCCCAGGCCTTCAG GTGTTGAATGGTGATGTGGAAAATGCCATCTGCTTGCATGCCTTCTATTACGCCATCTGGAAGCGCTTCGGAGCACTACCAGAACGGTACAACTGGCAGCTGCAAGCCCCCGACGTGCTTTTCTACCCCCTCCGGCCTGAGCTGGTGGAGTCCACCTACCTGCTCTACCAG GCAACAAAGAACCCCTTTTACCTGCATGTAGGAATGGATATCCTCCAAAGCCTTGAAAAGAATACCAAAGTCAA GTGTGGCTATGCTACTCTGCACCACGTGGTGGACAAATCCAAAGAGGACCGCATGGAGAGCTTCTTCCTCAGTGAGACCTGCAAATACCTTTACCTG CTCTTTGATGAGGACAACCCACTGCACGACTCAGAGAGCCGCTACATCTTCACCACAGAGGGCCATGTGGTGCCCATCGAGCCGCGCTTCCGCGAGCGCACCTGGAGCCACCTGCAGTCCTCTGATGAGCCTTGTGACGAAGAGCCTGACCATCATCACCCTGCCAACACCAGCAAT
- the edem1 gene encoding ER degradation-enhancing alpha-mannosidase-like protein 1 isoform X1, protein MQWRSIVLGLLFLRLALSCVLWLAFGLGPSWGFNFPIKFNFNLHKIELLRDGDRTSSMTNTWSQKTYDTLDNLGKTCSKVGENSPKKSYLSFFEDGRDEYDRKYSSFPDTLKAEMKGLAKDMFYFGYDNYMKYAFPADELNPIDCQGRGPDVFNPSNININDVLGNYSLTLIDTLDTLLILGNVSEFHKAVKLVIDTVSFDKDSTVQVFEANIRILGSLISAHILLTDPHHPFGDVSLEDYDNELLHMAHDLAVRLLPAFENTGTGIPYPRVNLKKGVPPDSVNETCTAGAGSLLVEFGILSRLIGDSTFEWVARRAVRALWSLRSNETGLLGNVVNIQTGQWVSKQSGLGAGMDSFYEYLLKSYILFGEKEDYRMFSAAYESIQSHLRRGREACNEGEGDPPLYVNVNMFNGQIMNTWIDSLQAFFPGLQVLNGDVENAICLHAFYYAIWKRFGALPERYNWQLQAPDVLFYPLRPELVESTYLLYQATKNPFYLHVGMDILQSLEKNTKVKCGYATLHHVVDKSKEDRMESFFLSETCKYLYLLFDEDNPLHDSESRYIFTTEGHVVPIEPRFRERTWSHLQSSDEPCDEEPDHHHPANTSNCDRIPEERRFSLPLKSIYMRQIDHMVGLS, encoded by the exons ATGCAATGGAGGTCAATAGTGCTGGGTTTGCTTTTCTTAAGACTGGCTCTCAGTTGTGTTTTATGGCTCGCGTTTGGGTTGGGACCTAGCTGGGGGTTTAACTTCCCCATCAAATTCAATTTTAATTTGCACAAAATCGAACTTCTGAGGGATGGCGACAGAACATCCTCAATGACCAATACATGGTCACAGAAGACGTATGACACGCTGGATAATCTAGGGAAGACCTGCTCGAAGGTTGGAGAAAATTCTCCCAAAAAATCTTATCTTAGTTTCTTTGAAGATGGCAGAGACGAATATGATAGGAAGTATAGCTCCTTCCCGGACACTCTCAAGGCCGAAATGAAAGGTTTAGCAAAAGACATGTTCTACTTTGGATATGACAATTACATGAAATATGCATTTCCAGCAGATGAACTTAATCCGATTGACTGTCAAGGAAGGGGACCTGATGTTTTCAACCC gtccaacatcaacatcaacgaTGTTCTGGGAAACTACTCTTTGACCCTTATTGATACATTGGATACATTGCTG ATTCTTGGAAATGTGTCCGAGTTCCACAAAGCTGTCAAACTGGTGATTGACACTGTGTCCTTCGACAAAGACTCAACTGTGCAAGTGTTTGAGGCCAACATAAG GATTCTGGGCAGTCTGATCTCAGCTCACATCCTCCTGACAGACCCACACCACCCCTTTGGAGATGTGAGCCTGGAGGACTACGACAACGAGCTCCTGCATATGGCCCATGATCTGGCTGTGCGACTGCTTCCAGCCTTtgagaacactggcacaggcaTCCCCTATCCCCGG GTGAACCTGAAGAAGGGCGTTCCCCCCGACAGCGTGAACGAGACGTGCACTGCAGGAGCGGGGTCTTTGCTGGTAGAGTTTGGCATCCTCAGTCGCCTGATCGGAGACTCCACCTTTGAGTGGGTGGCCAGGCGGGCAGTGCGTGCGCTCTGGAGCCTGAGGAGCAATGAAACAGGCCTGCTGG GTAATGTGGTGAATATCCAGACAGGCCAGTGGGTCAGCAAGCAGAGTGGCTTGGGGGCTGGGATGGACTCCTTCTATGAGTACCTGCTCAAGTCCTACATCCTGTTTGGGGAGAAGGAGGACTACCGCATGTTCAGCGCAGCCTACGAGAGTATTCAGAGCCACCTCAGGAGGGG GAGGGAAGCGTGCAATGAGGGGGAGGGGGACCCGCCTCTATACGTCAATGTGAACATGTTCAACGGCCAGATCATGAACACCTGGATCGACTCCCTGCAGGCCTTCTTCCCAGGCCTTCAG GTGTTGAATGGTGATGTGGAAAATGCCATCTGCTTGCATGCCTTCTATTACGCCATCTGGAAGCGCTTCGGAGCACTACCAGAACGGTACAACTGGCAGCTGCAAGCCCCCGACGTGCTTTTCTACCCCCTCCGGCCTGAGCTGGTGGAGTCCACCTACCTGCTCTACCAG GCAACAAAGAACCCCTTTTACCTGCATGTAGGAATGGATATCCTCCAAAGCCTTGAAAAGAATACCAAAGTCAA GTGTGGCTATGCTACTCTGCACCACGTGGTGGACAAATCCAAAGAGGACCGCATGGAGAGCTTCTTCCTCAGTGAGACCTGCAAATACCTTTACCTG CTCTTTGATGAGGACAACCCACTGCACGACTCAGAGAGCCGCTACATCTTCACCACAGAGGGCCATGTGGTGCCCATCGAGCCGCGCTTCCGCGAGCGCACCTGGAGCCACCTGCAGTCCTCTGATGAGCCTTGTGACGAAGAGCCTGACCATCATCACCCTGCCAACACCAGCAAT TGCGACCGGATCCCTGAAGAACGACGCTTCAGCCTGCCTCTCAAAAGCATCTACATGAGGCAGATCGACCACATGGTTGGCCTGTCCTAA
- the arl8ba gene encoding ADP-ribosylation factor-like protein 8B-A, with product MLALINRLLDWFKSLFWKEEMELTLVGLQYSGKTTFVNVIASGQFSEDMIPTVGFNMRKVTKGNVTIKIWDIGGQPRFRSMWERYCRGVNAIVYMVDAADREKVEASRNELHNLLDKPQLQGIPVLVLGNKRDLPSALDEKELIEKMNLAAIQDREICCYSISCKEKDNIDITLQWLIQHSKSRRS from the exons ATGTTGGCTCTAATTAATCGTCTTTTGGACTGGTTTAAGTCCCTTTTCTGGAAGGAAGAGATGGAGTTGACTTTAGTCGGACTTCAGTATTCGGGGAAAACAACATTCGTCAATGTGATTGCT TCGGGTCAGTTCAGTGAAGACATGATACCTACTGTTGGCTTCAACATGAGGAAGGTCACAAAAGGAAATGTAACTATTAAG ATTTGGGATATAGGAGGGCAGCCACGGTTCCGCAGCATGTGGGAGCGGTACTGCAGAGGAGTCAATGCAATAGT GTACATGGTGGATGCTGCAGATCGAGAGAAGGTAGAAGCATCCAGGAATGAGCTCCACAATCTTCTAGACAAACCTCAGTTACAAGGAATTCCA GTATTGGTGCTCGGTAATAAGAGAGATCTACCTAGTGCCCTGGATGAGAAAGAGCTCATTGAGAAGAT GAATTTGGCAGCTATACAGGACAGGGAGATCTGCTGCTACTCTATTTCATGCAAAGAGAAAGACAATATAG ATATCACGCTGCAGTGGCTGATCCAGCACTCAAAGTCACGAAGGAGCTGA